Proteins encoded together in one Eublepharis macularius isolate TG4126 chromosome 2, MPM_Emac_v1.0, whole genome shotgun sequence window:
- the WNT6 gene encoding protein Wnt-6, with amino-acid sequence MLPPSRTQLGLFFILLCPANIIGLWWAVGSPLVMDPNSICRKTKRLAGKQAELCQTEPEIVQEVAKGARLGVRECQYQFRFRRWNCTSHSKYFGKILQQDIRETAFVYAITAAGVSHAVTQACSMGELLQCGCEATRSRAPALPAAMTGSEGSAWEWGGCGDDVDFGYEKSRQFMDAKRKRGKSDIRTLIDLHNNEAGRLAVRNHMRTECKCHGLSGSCALRTCWKKMPPFREVGDHLLERFNGAFKVMGGNDGKTLIPVGRNIKPPDRQDLIYSADSPDFCVANRKTGSLGTRGRVCNSTAMDVSGCDLLCCGRGHRDETLLLEENCLCRFHWCCVVQCRKCTVRKELSLCI; translated from the exons GGCAGTGGGCAGCCCATTGGTTATGGATCCCAACAGCATCTGCCGCAAGACCAAGCGACTGGCTGGGAAGCAGGCTGAACTGTGCCAGACAGAGCCTGAGATTGTACAGGAAGTTGCCAAGGGTGCCAGACTGGGCGTGCGTGAATGCCAGTATCAATTCCGCTTCCGCCGCTGGAATTGTACCAGCCACAGCAAATATTTTGGCAAGATCTTACAGCAGG ATATCCGGGAGACGGCCTTCGTCTACGCCATCACGGCCGCGGGGGTGAGCCACGCGGTCACGCAGGCCTGCAGCATGGGCGAGCTGTTGCAGTGCGGCTGCGAGGCCACTCGGAGCCGGGCCCCTGCGCTGCCCGCCGCCATGACGGGGTCGGAGGGCTCCGCCTGGGAGTGGGGCGGCTGCGGGGACGACGTCGACTTCGGCTATGAGAAGTCCCGCCAGTTCATGGACGCCAAGCGCAAGCGCGGCAAAAGCGACATTCGAACTCTCATCGACCTGCACAACAACGAAGCAGGACGCCTG gCAGTGCGGAATCACATGCGGACAGAGTGCAAGTGCCATGGGCTTTCAGGTTCCTGTGCCTTACGCACCTGTTGGAAGAAGATGCCTCCTTTCCGGGAGGTGGGGGACCACTTGCTTGAACGTTTTAATGGGGCCTTTAAAGTGATGGGTGGCAACGACGGTAAAACGCTCATCCCTGTTGGCCGGAACATCAAGCCACCAGATCGGCAGGACCTCATCTACTCTGCCGACTCCCCTGACTTCTGTGTTGCAAACCGCAAGACAGGATCACTGGGCACACGTGGGCGAGTGTGCAACAGCACTGCCATGGACGTAAGTGGCTGTGACTTGCTGTGCTGTGGACGTGGCCACCGTGATGAGACACTGCTCCTGGAGGAGAATTGCCTTTGCCGCTTTCATTGGTGCTGCGTGGTACAATGCCGGAAATGCACTGTACGCAAAGAGCTCAGTTTATGCATTTGA